A single region of the Austwickia chelonae genome encodes:
- a CDS encoding alpha/beta hydrolase codes for MHTGAQEGRAGRRRHIPVVLALSVAMVCSACTGGPLGGKQAASTPAGSSSDAATPPPGREKLTKFYKQSVQWEDCDNAKCGWLTVPVDYEKPDGETLKLRMLRVPAQGEAKGALFVNPGGPGASATDYAKLATYIVSPHVRQSYDVVGVDPRGVGKSNPIVCLDDQQADEMFAFDPTPDDPAENAQAETIAKQFGQACQSKYPNLLPHLSTNNVVKDMDIARAALGQRQMTYMGKSYGTFIGALYAEQFPKQVGRFVLDGAIAPDLTEKELTFGQAEGFETATRAYVADCVKKGSCPLGGSVDEGMQSLRDMLKRLDSQPVPVKGDERVKQLTEGWASIGLASAMYAEQKWPELTKALRGIKAGDGTDMFTLASGYVDRDKSGRYTGNLMQVISAVNCLDHPAEKQTKEQREARIAEAKKIAPTWGAYMAGTSYTCANWPAPADGKPRKIAAEGANPIMVVGTTRDPATPYAWSERLAKQLKSSRLVTYDGDGHTAYMRSNRCVHQAVDDYFLHGKVPDHDVKC; via the coding sequence ATGCACACCGGAGCACAGGAAGGCCGTGCCGGCCGGAGGCGCCACATACCTGTGGTCCTGGCCCTGAGTGTGGCGATGGTCTGCTCGGCCTGTACCGGCGGTCCCCTGGGAGGCAAGCAGGCGGCGTCGACCCCGGCGGGTAGCAGCAGTGATGCTGCGACGCCGCCACCAGGGCGGGAGAAGCTGACCAAGTTCTACAAACAATCCGTCCAGTGGGAGGACTGCGACAACGCGAAATGCGGCTGGTTGACCGTCCCCGTCGATTACGAGAAACCGGACGGCGAGACCCTGAAGTTGCGGATGTTGCGCGTCCCGGCGCAGGGCGAGGCCAAGGGCGCGCTCTTCGTCAACCCGGGCGGCCCGGGCGCATCGGCCACCGACTATGCGAAGTTGGCCACCTACATCGTGTCGCCGCACGTCCGCCAGTCGTACGACGTGGTGGGCGTCGACCCGCGGGGCGTCGGCAAGTCGAATCCGATCGTCTGCCTGGACGACCAGCAGGCCGATGAGATGTTCGCCTTCGACCCGACGCCGGACGACCCGGCGGAGAATGCACAGGCGGAGACGATCGCGAAGCAGTTCGGGCAGGCCTGCCAGAGCAAGTACCCGAACCTGTTGCCGCACCTGTCGACGAACAATGTCGTCAAGGACATGGACATCGCCCGGGCGGCGTTGGGGCAACGCCAGATGACGTACATGGGCAAGTCGTACGGCACCTTCATCGGCGCTCTGTACGCGGAGCAGTTCCCGAAGCAGGTGGGCCGGTTCGTCCTCGACGGGGCGATCGCCCCTGATCTGACGGAGAAGGAGCTGACCTTCGGGCAGGCCGAAGGTTTCGAGACGGCGACCCGCGCCTATGTCGCCGACTGTGTGAAGAAGGGCTCCTGCCCGTTGGGTGGCAGCGTCGACGAGGGCATGCAGTCGCTGCGGGACATGTTGAAACGTCTCGACAGCCAGCCGGTGCCGGTGAAGGGCGACGAGCGGGTCAAGCAGTTGACCGAGGGGTGGGCGTCGATCGGGTTGGCGTCGGCGATGTACGCCGAACAGAAGTGGCCGGAACTCACGAAAGCATTGCGTGGCATCAAAGCCGGCGATGGCACCGACATGTTCACCTTGGCCTCGGGCTATGTCGACCGTGACAAGAGCGGCCGGTACACCGGCAACCTGATGCAGGTCATCTCCGCGGTGAACTGCCTGGACCACCCGGCGGAGAAACAGACGAAGGAACAACGCGAAGCCCGGATCGCCGAAGCGAAGAAGATCGCCCCGACATGGGGTGCGTACATGGCGGGCACTTCGTACACGTGCGCGAACTGGCCTGCCCCGGCCGACGGCAAACCCCGCAAGATCGCTGCCGAGGGGGCGAACCCGATCATGGTGGTCGGCACGACCCGCGACCCGGCGACCCCCTACGCCTGGTCCGAACGGCTCGCCAAACAGCTGAAGAGCAGCCGCCTGGTCACCTACGACGGCGACGGACACACCGCGTACATGCGGAGCAACCGCTGCGTGCACCAGGCCGTCGACGACTACTTCCTCCACGGCAAGGTGCCCGACCACGACGTGAAGTGCTGA
- a CDS encoding GNAT family N-acetyltransferase, which yields MAHNADSVAPRTGARVIVVGGHDDELDQRLSDELDAFNAAAMDTSAEELSVRVEADGDLVAGVSGWTWGRAAGVGMTWVREDQRGTGIGAAVITAFEDEARRRGADHCFVTSFSFQAPAFYQRLGYVEIFRWDAVPTTGQDDVHMRKSL from the coding sequence ATGGCTCATAACGCAGACTCCGTCGCCCCGCGGACTGGGGCGCGGGTGATCGTGGTCGGGGGACATGACGACGAACTTGACCAACGGCTCAGCGATGAGCTCGACGCCTTCAATGCCGCCGCCATGGACACCTCGGCCGAGGAACTATCGGTCCGCGTGGAGGCGGACGGCGACCTTGTCGCCGGGGTTTCCGGGTGGACCTGGGGTCGAGCGGCCGGGGTCGGAATGACGTGGGTCCGCGAAGACCAGCGCGGCACGGGGATCGGAGCTGCTGTGATCACCGCCTTCGAAGACGAGGCGCGGCGACGCGGTGCCGATCACTGCTTCGTCACGTCGTTCTCATTCCAAGCCCCGGCGTTCTATCAGCGGCTCGGATACGTGGAGATTTTCCGCTGGGACGCCGTACCTACGACAGGTCAGGACGATGTTCACATGCGCAAATCACTGTGA
- a CDS encoding AzlD domain-containing protein — translation MTPWLWLGLACLIAFATKLLGYLVPESVLDAPILRQASAACTVGLLSALVVANTFTTGQNITFDARIAALAAAAVALILRAPFIVVVLVGMIAAALARLF, via the coding sequence ATGACGCCCTGGCTGTGGCTCGGCCTGGCCTGCCTGATCGCCTTCGCCACCAAACTGCTCGGCTACCTCGTGCCCGAGTCCGTCCTGGACGCGCCGATCCTCCGCCAGGCGTCGGCCGCCTGCACGGTCGGCCTGCTCAGCGCCCTGGTGGTGGCGAATACGTTCACCACGGGGCAGAACATCACCTTCGACGCCCGCATCGCAGCACTCGCCGCAGCAGCCGTGGCGCTGATCCTGCGGGCACCGTTCATCGTCGTCGTCCTCGTGGGAATGATCGCTGCGGCGTTGGCTCGGCTGTTCTGA
- a CDS encoding AzlC family ABC transporter permease: protein MATLTPATRMGLSIGVATGLYGLSFGALGVAAGLSVLQTCALSLLMFTGGSQFALVGVLSGGGSWPSAVTAASLLGVRNAVYGVQMNELLRPHGLLRPAMAHLTIDESMATASGQEDPDEQHRGFWAAGVAVFIFWNLATFVGALAGASLGDPKVWGLDGAAVAAFLGLLWPRLHGRGPVQVALICAVVTLMATPFVPPGIPIVMAAIVAVAIAWVQHRQEEK, encoded by the coding sequence ATGGCGACTCTGACCCCTGCCACCCGGATGGGCCTGTCGATCGGCGTAGCAACAGGGCTCTACGGGCTGAGCTTCGGCGCGCTCGGCGTAGCCGCAGGACTGTCGGTGCTGCAGACCTGCGCCCTGTCACTACTGATGTTCACCGGCGGTTCGCAATTCGCACTCGTCGGAGTGCTTTCCGGCGGGGGCAGCTGGCCGTCGGCGGTGACAGCAGCCTCACTCCTGGGCGTGCGCAACGCCGTCTACGGGGTGCAGATGAACGAGCTACTCCGCCCGCACGGCCTGCTACGGCCCGCGATGGCCCACCTGACGATCGACGAATCGATGGCCACCGCGTCCGGTCAGGAGGACCCCGACGAACAACACCGCGGATTCTGGGCGGCAGGAGTGGCCGTCTTCATCTTCTGGAACCTGGCAACCTTCGTCGGCGCGCTCGCGGGCGCTTCGCTGGGCGACCCGAAGGTGTGGGGGCTCGACGGGGCGGCGGTCGCCGCCTTCCTGGGGTTGCTGTGGCCGCGCCTGCACGGACGTGGGCCGGTGCAGGTGGCGCTGATCTGCGCCGTCGTCACGTTGATGGCGACACCGTTCGTGCCGCCGGGGATCCCGATCGTGATGGCCGCCATAGTGGCTGTCGCCATCGCGTGGGTGCAGCACCGCCAGGAGGAGAAGTGA
- a CDS encoding CPBP family intramembrane glutamic endopeptidase, with protein sequence MPDPDLHTHHVNDTRTSGRGAAQAGRWGTDYFRMATRSPRYRWWVPLIEVALLYVGYLALVFVVVMIATALKLVAPDHTNFIQGVGNQAGIAPSKPIDFTLTTLSLIILVPAAMFAVRYGGRRPVGGLFAVCGWLNTSLLWRSTKLILPVYVVSTAVPMFFFDYTFSITASALIGALLVVILIPLQAAAEEVAFRGLMGQVLGAWTKTPVIPIVLPVIPFLLAHSYDFSGMFALAVFSICMGILLWVTGGLEIPMVMHAISNMTALFPVAFGAGAVSDTVSLTVVVYQSALTIGLTVLIILRPQVVGVTSWKTSSAPEGKTAS encoded by the coding sequence ATGCCTGATCCGGACCTGCACACCCACCACGTGAATGACACCAGGACTTCTGGTCGGGGAGCTGCGCAGGCCGGGCGATGGGGCACCGACTACTTCCGGATGGCGACGAGATCGCCGCGGTACCGGTGGTGGGTGCCTCTCATTGAAGTCGCCCTGCTCTACGTCGGCTACCTCGCGTTGGTCTTCGTCGTGGTGATGATCGCGACGGCGCTGAAATTGGTGGCCCCTGATCACACCAACTTCATTCAGGGAGTGGGCAATCAGGCCGGCATCGCGCCGTCCAAGCCGATCGACTTCACGTTGACGACGCTTTCGCTGATCATCCTCGTACCTGCAGCGATGTTCGCCGTCCGGTACGGTGGGCGCCGTCCGGTGGGAGGGCTGTTCGCGGTGTGTGGGTGGCTGAACACGTCGCTGTTGTGGCGTTCGACGAAGCTCATCCTGCCGGTCTACGTGGTGTCGACAGCTGTTCCGATGTTTTTCTTCGACTACACCTTCAGCATCACCGCGAGTGCTCTCATCGGCGCGCTCCTCGTTGTCATTCTCATCCCGTTGCAGGCGGCCGCTGAAGAAGTGGCCTTTCGTGGGCTGATGGGGCAGGTGCTCGGGGCGTGGACGAAAACCCCGGTCATCCCGATCGTCCTTCCGGTGATTCCTTTCCTGCTCGCCCACAGCTACGACTTTTCCGGGATGTTCGCGTTGGCGGTCTTCTCGATCTGCATGGGGATTCTGCTCTGGGTCACCGGTGGTTTGGAGATCCCGATGGTGATGCACGCGATCAGCAATATGACGGCGCTGTTTCCCGTGGCTTTCGGCGCTGGGGCGGTCTCCGACACGGTGAGTCTGACGGTCGTCGTCTACCAGAGCGCGTTGACCATCGGGTTGACGGTTCTGATCATCCTGCGTCCGCAGGTCGTCGGTGTCACCAGTTGGAAGACCTCGTCGGCTCCCGAAGGGAAAACGGCGAGCTGA